In the genome of Brachypodium distachyon strain Bd21 chromosome 3, Brachypodium_distachyon_v3.0, whole genome shotgun sequence, the window TGGTATTGATATGGGTGAGGGTGTTGCCGACGAAAACAGCAATCTGGAGGTTGAGAACTTGATAATTGGGGATGGTTTGAAAGGTttaggtgatttagggttagaAGACTCCTTGTCAGTGCTCTTTAAGAAACCTGGTCGCAAGTCTAGACAGATCTCTAAGAAGGATGCAGAAGGTGTGGAAGTTGCCGATTCACATGCTGAGGAAGCTCTTGCCAACAGATCTGATTTGGCTTCGGACATGGCTGCCAAAGGCACAAAAAGGAGAAGGCGGCGCACAAAGGCAGAGATGAGAATGGCTGCGGCAAATTATGGAAGTTCGGTGGTCAATTATCGATTGCCTAGGAAGGCAAAGGCAAAGCCAACAGCTAGTAATTCTAATAGGCGCTCCAAGGTTGACACTCATAAAGCTTTGGGAGAAGTGGCTTCTGAGTCTTCCCCTGATTTGCAACAGACGTCTGATGACAATGAAAAGGCTGCAGATGATGGTTTATGTTGCGTATCATTGGGAGAAACACTAATACAGGATGTGGAAACCAGTAGAATACCAGATGATGGATCTAGAAATTCGTCTGATGGAGCCAGTCATCGGTATGAAGTTCCCGCTAGGGCTAGCAATTTCTCAGGCTTGAAACCTTGTTCAGGACTGCATGCTGAAGAAACATCTCGTAGTGCAGCAAATGCATCCCCTGATTGTATTTCTGATGTACAAAAGACATGTTCTGAAGCATTAGTGAAGGATAGATATGCTGATGCAGATTGTTCTCCAGACAGGCCACCGGCATCAACCATGAGAAGGAAAACAAGTCTAAAACTAAAAGAAGTGCCCAAAAAACCTGTTAGACAAAAGGAGTTACCTTCCGTTGGTGCTGATGATAAACCAGGTGAGATAGCAGAAAGTGATGTGTTGTTAAAGGAGCGATGCAAAAATACATTTCGTTTGGGAAGATTAACCACTGTGGTTCCAGCCAAATCGGCAGGTTGTACAGGCGGCCTTAAACATGGCAATACTGAGCCAAGCGAGGCTGTGCCAACAGAAGAAAACTTAGATCAGCCAGCTGCTTTTGGGATTCATGGCTCCCGTGTGACCGCCAAGGATTCATGTGCCTCTCATAACATCATAGCATCTGCAAAAGAAATGGATATCATTGATGTGGCAGCAACATCTGATTTTGAGGACATGGAGAACACATCAAAGGTGAAACGTGTAACACGAAGTGCTAAAAAACGCAAGCATGGTGACATGGCATATGAGGGAGATGTTGACTGGGAAACTCTAATGCAAGAGCAGGGTCTGTTCTCCAACCCCTCAGCAGGTTTTGCGGACCCATCTCTCAAATCAAAAGATAAAATTAAAGCGTTGGAAGTTTTGGAGAATGGAGGTGCTGCTGGTGTTGCTGCAGTAAGTGCTGGCCTAAGGGCGGAGGCTATTTCTCCAATTGAAAAGATCAAGTTCAAGGACGTCTTGAAGCGCAAGGGTGGCCTTCAGGAGTACCTGGAGTGCAGGTATGTTTAATGCTTTTTTTGTCCTGTAGTGTTTGCTACCTGCGGTAATGTCCTTTTACGACAGCAACTTAAATGCACCAAGCGTTGTGGGAATTACCCTGCATCATGAGTTCTATTGAATTTTTCTGTGTTCACTCCAGGAACATGATCCTAAATTGCTGGAACAAGGACGTCAAACATCTATTGGATCTTGCAGATTGTGGTTTCTCTAATGTTCCCTCGGAAGATGATTCGCCACGTCAAGCACTTACGCGTGACGTGTACTTTTTCTTAGATCAAAATGTAAGTTGCATTGCCTGTAGTATTTGTCAGGCTTTGTAGCATCCATTTATTACTTTCCAAGTTGAGATTGATTTGATTCAGTAGTGAGCTTTGGTGGGAACTAGCTGCAGCTACATTCCCTGATTGAAGACTTCCTGGATAAGCTCTTGACATCTTTTAATATAATCTTTCCTTCTAATTGCATGCAGCTTGTAGATCTGCATTTACTACTAACTTTTTTTAACTTGTTATGGATTCTTGGCTTTAGCCGATATGTGTAATGGTAGATGCCAAAACTGGCGGTTTGCTAACACTTGATATTTCATTAATTTCTAGGGCTACATAAACGCTGGAATCGCATCAGCCAAAGTCACAGCGGATCACGGAATAACTTGTCCAGAAGTTGCGGAAGTATCCCAGCTAAATGAATTAAGTGGAGTGAAACCATTCAACATTCAAGGTAAAGTCGTTGTATCACTCCAGGATAAAGGTCCTGGTTATGGTGCTTTTGGACCTTTGACAGAAACATCGAAGGAAGATAAAATCCCTGACATTCAATGTGATGCTCAAGAGTTACTATCTCACTTACAGTCCAAAGAACAGGCATTTGAAGAAAAGAATCTAGATGCATCACTACCATCCACCAATATTAACTGCCAGTCATATCTGGATGATTCAGTTGGAGAAGTTGAAGGCTGCAGTCTCCATCAACCAAAGGCGGGTGCTACTAAACTTTCTGGAAACAACCATGAAGTAAACTATAGAGTTGAAGCTGGCGGGTATTGCAAAAAGATAATAATTGTGGGAGCTGGTCCAGCAGGTTTAACTGCAGCCCGGCATTTGCGGCGGCATGGTTTTGCTGTCACTGTTCTTGAGGCACGCAACAGAATTGGTGGTCGTGTTTATACAGATCGTACATCACTGTCAGTTCCTGTGGATTTGGGTGCTAGCATTATTACGGGTGTTGAGGCTGATATAGCGACTGAAAGAAGGGCTGATCCATCCTCTTTGATTTGTTCTCAGCTTGGTCTTGAACTCACTGTGTTGAAAAGTGCTTGCCCTCTCTATGATGTAGTAACTGGCAACAAGGTTTCTGATGATTTGGACGATGAATTGGAATCTGAATACAATGGTCTTCTTGATGAAATGGAACATCTTTTCGCACAAAATGGTGAAAGTGCAATGGGTTTATCCCTTGAGGATGGGTTAGAATATGCTCTTAGGAAGAATCGCACAGTTCATTCTATTTCTTCTGTAGGACAGGATGATCGGTTAATAAGTATATCCAATAAAGGAGGTGTAGACATTTCCAAAAGTGTATCAACAGAAAAGGAGATAGCTCATCGTGGGAAGGATGATAAGATAGATGTCCTCAGCCCTCTCGAGAGAAGAGTAATGAACTGGCACTTTGCACATTTAGAATATGGTTGTGCTGCAATGCTCAAATCTGTTTCTCTTCCATATTGGAACCAGGATGATGTGTATGGAGGGTTTGGAGGACCTCATTGCATGATTAAAGGTGGCTACGGTACTGTTCTAGAGAGCCTTGCAGAAGGACTTGATGTTCGGTTAAACCAAGTTGTGACTGAAATAATGTACAGTTCCGAGGAATCAGATGCTAGTGGTAATAATGGGAAGAATGTTAAAGTTTCTACTTCAAGTGGAGGTGAATTTGTGGGAGATGCTGTATTGATCACTGTTCCTCTTGGTTGCTTGAAAGCTCATGCAATTAAATTTTCTCCTTCCTTGCCCAACTGGAAGCTGTCTTCCATTGACAGGCTTGGATTTGGCGTTCTAAATAAAATAGTATTGGAGTTTCCGGAGGTCTTTTGGGATGATAATGTGGATTATTTTGGTGCAACTGCAGAAGAAACAGATTTAAGGGGGCAATGCTTTATGTTTTGGAATCTCAAAAAGACAGTTGGGGCACCGGTTTTGATAGCTCTGCTTGTTGGGAAGGCTGCTATAGATGGACAAAGTATCAGTTCTAGCGCTCATGTCAGTAATGCTATGGTGGTTCTCCGCAAGCTCTTTAAGGGTGTTGCTGTACCAGATCCAGTCGCATCAGTTGTCACAAACTGGGGCCTTGATCCTTTTAGTAGAGGTGCTTACTCTTATGTTGCAGTAGGAGCTTCAGGGCAAGATTACGACATTCTGGGACGGCCAGTTGCAAACTGTTTATTTTTTGCTGGTGAAGCAACATGCAAAGAGCACCCTGATACTGTTGGTGGTGCAATTTTAAGTGGTCTGCGAGAAGCAGTTCGGATTATTGACTTGGTACAGAGTGGTAAGGATTATGTGGCTGAGGTGCAAGCTCTACAAACATACCAAATGCAGTCAGATAGTGAAAGAAACGAAGTTAGAGACATGTCGAGTAGACTTGAAGCACGCGAACTTTCAACTGCTCTATCCAAAAACTCATCTGATCCATCATATGCTGTAGTTAGCAAGGAATCATTACTGCAAGAAATGTTCTTCAGCGCACAAACTACACCCGGGCGCCTACATTTGGCTAAGGAGCTACTGAAGCTTCCTCCAGATGCTCTCAAATCTTTTGCAGGGTCTAAAGAAGGACTAACTACACTTAACTCTTGGATACTTGTAAGTTGATTCTCCAGTGAACTTTGTATCCATAGCAAGATAAGGTAGCTTCTCTTATATTCTAGTCCTTTGCTTTTGCGTTCAATTTTCGGCAGGATTCTCTTGGGAAAAATGCTACTCAACTATTGCGGCATTGTGTGCGATTGCTTCTGCTTGTTTCGACTGATCTGCTAGCCGTTCGATTGTCTGGTATGCATCACTATATCTCTTAACTATTTATTAGATAATTCCTGTCTGTGTGTTCTCTTTCTCATTGCTTCATTTGGAAGAGTGAAAACTGAAAAGCTCAAATGATGCCTGTTTCGATGTGGGGGATTTGTTACTGCATAATGTCTGTTTATGCACCACCTTATTTaaacaataaaaaatgaaaacagggagtacttgtttggCACTAATGAGGGCATAGCTTATTTGTGTACCATCAGATTAGAGTAATGCAAGGATTATTGTATCACTTGGGCTTTTGCAGCATTATGACACTATTGTCTGAATTTTATATAGGAATTGGGAGGACTGTAAAGGAAAAGGTTTGTGTGCATACAAGTCGAGATATACGTGCTATAGCTCGTCAGCTAGTGAGTATGTGGATAGAAGTTTTTCGTAAAGAAAAGGCTAGCAATGGCAGACTCAAATTGCTGCGCCGAATGCCATCAATTGAATCGAGTAAGACTAGGAACAAGGATCTACAATCAGGAATGCCTACTCTGCATGTGCCAAATGAAGCTCTAGATAACCATAGAGCAGGTGCACAGCTTGTAAGATCTGCTGGGAGCCATTCACCACACAAAACAAGCAAGAAGCCTGAGAACAAGTCTGTGAAATTGGGAACTATAATGGCTACAAGGTCTGATGGCAGCTCGCTTCATTCCCAAAAGCAACATTATGACATGGAACACAAGGAGGATCATGACATGGTTATGTCTGAGGAAGAAGCTGCTgcatttgctgctgctgaggctgCTCGAGTTGCTGCCATAGCAGCTGCACAGGTGCGTGACATACACAACtctttgtttctgtttctcCAGTTAGCTTGATTTTAACCTTTCACCATCATAATATGTACCTGaattcctaaaaaaacactGCTCTTTTTGTCATAATCCCACTCAATATTTTCATAATTTAAAGCTGACATTGGAAATTTGGAAATTTTCTGTATGCCAGTCTGAAGTGCACTTGTTATGAAATATATAGAATTCAGAGTGAAATATTTGAAATATTGAAACTTCCTACTTTCTGATGTTGGATCCACAATAAGCAAACTTTTTCGTCGGGGTATAATGAAATCCACACCAAAAGCTACATGAAtacaaaaagaaatggaaTGCCATCTGATGCCTTATTGGGTTGTTCTCTGTTGGTATACACGTTTTGAGTTTTCATATTTGTGCAGGCATATGCATCTGTAGAGGCAGTGAGTGTGCCTCGCGAACTCCCAAAGATACCATCATTTTATACTTTTGCAATGCGTGATCACTATTTGGATGAATCTGAAACGAGAAAGAAAGTGTTGAGTGACAATCTTGGGAGACTTGAGTGCATATCAGAGATCGATTCCAGAAATGGCAAAGCTAAGAACTCATCAGCTGAGCAAGTCAATTGTGCTGATGTTGACAGCTCAAAAATGACTGTTGATAACTGTACGCAGAGGAGCTACTCAAACGAGAAAGCCTGCCTGATAAATATAAGGGATAACTCTGCAGATAGTGGAGCTGTGGAAAGTCGGTTTACCAGGGCATGGGTTGATACTGATACAATCTGCATTGATGGTGTTAAGGATCCTCTAGCCATTGAGAGGTGGCAAGCACAAGCAATGGAAGCAGATAAAGAATTCTACAGTCGTATACATATACCTGATGAAGAAGATTCAAGTAGCCAAAAACATACATGTAAAAGTTCTGCCTCACAGGTTGCTGAAAGCAAACCTGCATCTGAAGGACAACCACGAGGTGTAGAACATATAAAACAGGGGCTTATAAATTTCATAGGCACACTGCTGATGCCACTGTACAAAAGTAAAAAGATCGACAGGGATTCGTACAAGACAATAATGCGGAAAGCTGTCACAAAGGTAAACACCCTTGTCAAACAGTTGTACTTGAATATCAACGTGAAACTTCAAAATACCTCTGTTATAATGTTGCTGGCGTTATACTGTTGATTTATACATCAGGATgttaattttcctttttatatCAGCTGTATTGCCATCTTCCTTTAAGTCTTATCTTCATTAGCCTTTTGCTATTGCCATGCTGCAGAGTGAATTAAGTCATGCAGTGAGAGTAATGATACTGACCGGTATATACTTGTTCTGGTTTCAACAGATCATTGAGACATGCACAGAAGGAGAGAAGGTGATGGCTGCTCATGAGTTTCTTGATtttaaaaggaaaactaaGGTGCGTAGAAAATAACTTCATACCAAAGTTCTATTCAAACCTAGGTTACTGATGTTGCAAGGGTTTTTATCGAACTCTGTGACCGATTAGGATTCTGTTCCTACACAATAGTGTTTTctgaataatttttttgtttttattttaactgctgaatttttttgtttttactttAACTGCTGAATTGTTGTTCTTACCTTCGCAAGTCTTGACCCTGAGTGTATTACAAATAATGCAGATTCAATCCTTTGTGGATAAGTTGGTCGAGAGGCATTGGCATCTGGCTCCAGCTCCCAAATCATAACATGTGCATTATCTAGGAAGTTGTTACATGTAGGGAAGCAAATGTCTCTTTACAGGCATTGGCTCCGTGTGGCCTAAAAGTTTAGTTCCAAAACAGACATGATTTCACTCGCATTGAAGGCAACGTGACCAGGCTCAGATTATCAGGGTGACTGTCTTTGATAATCATGAGCCAGATGGGTACGTTCGTTTTTGTATTGAACTTGATATCACCGCCATCTTGGTAGTAGTGGGCTTTTGGGGACTCTGTGCACTCGACAAGCATGGTATGCATCCAGTAAGCTTGAGCTCGTATGCCAAGTAAGAATTTTGATGGCCTGAAGTGAAGTGGCATAAGAATATCTGGGATTCAAGCATTCAGCATGGTCTCGTATGCAATGGTGGCTCGTATGTATTACTAGGCAGTAACTTTAGCTCAGCTTAGCAGATTGATCGTGTTGTCCGTTCAGAGATAACTTACATCAGAGTAGACCCCatcgtttgttttttcttgtatAGACTATAGTTTCATATGCTGTTTTCTAACAAATATCTAACTTGTATCGGTCGTGTTGAAGCTGCCGCAGTTTGGGGAGATGTTTAATATTTGCTGCCTTCTGTACATCCTCATCGTTTATGGCTGCTGAGTGCTAAATGatgtcaaaagaaaattatGCTTTGCCTCCAAAAGGCTTGTGCTTCATTATCCCTTATGGTTTAATTCATGTAGAGTCCCAAAGATGTTCAGATATTTTTTGTTCCCGGTATCTTCTCCTGCAATGCatcaacatgttttttttttcttttgtactaTCTTTACTCCATTCcaaattataagatgttctagctttgttttAAGTCAATTTTCCTCGCATATTATACtccctttgtttcataattcttattgCAAGTTCGTTCCAAAACGGTTCGTTCCAAAACGAACAGATCTACGCACTAAAACACGTTTACATACATCCGTACATATACAAAGTTGCatcaagaattatgaaatggtgAGAATATTTGTTATTACATGTTTTCTATAAtctttaaattttaaaatctTGACTTAGGAGGAGCGAGATGAGTGACTAGCAggtccttgccgccggcgctgaGATCTCTTgttgccgtccacctccgtcGGCGTTGGTCGCAGATCCGGGCTCCCCTTCGTGCCCTCTCTCCGTTATTCCAAGCTGCTGGAGCCGTCGTCCCCTGTAGCTTGGCTCCCTGACGGGCGACACACATGTGCAAGATGTCGGGTTGAGATCTCCCGTCGTCGTCCGCCTCCGTCGGCATCGGTCGCAAATCCGGTCTCCCCTTCGCGTCCTCTTCGTTCCTTCAAGCCGCGGGAGTCATCGTCCCCTGCAGCGCCCTGACGTCATGTAGCCCCGCTGCCACCCGTGTTGTTAGGTGAGTGGCCGCTGTCGTCGGCCTCTCCGGCTCTATCCTGGCGGTGCAGGCGTTATTCTAGCGTGCTCAGGGTTCGCCGCCTGCAGGAAAGAAATGGTAGCAAGTTCGATTGCCCCATCGCGTTCCCGTCTCCCTCCACCTCCGTCACCGCTGCCCTCGGTGCCTCCATTCAAGCCTACAACCTTCTCCGCGCAGCATCAGCTTCACCGTTGTTCTCGGCCCCTCCTCGATCCGCGTCCGGACCATTGTGTCGTCGATGCTCAGGGCGTGGTGGAGGACGGTTAAAAGCTCGTCGGCTCGAGGCATGACCCATGTCGAAATGACCAGCCAACTGCTGATGTGAAGACTGCACCGCGAATGGATGGGCTGAAGAGCAATCTCGCCTTGAAGAGATGAGCTCAGGGGAGGTGCTTTCGTTTTTTGGAGCGTGACCATTAGGTCAGCACTTGTCGCGAGCCTTTTCGATGCTTCCGTTGCCGTCGTCCGGGTCATCTGGAACGACACTGCCATCTTCATTCACCTGGAACTCCTGCCTCGTGCCCTCAGTCAAGCTCCCCGCCCCTGCAGACTCCTCGTCCTCAACTTGGCCGGAGTTGGGCTGAGTCGTCACTACAAGAAATGTGTTCATTTTTGACCTTTTCTTAGTGACCATGTCTGAAATGGTCATAAATTTATGACGATTTCCTACCAAATGGTCATAAAGTGATATGGATGATCGATGAGCTAAATATTTATGATGATATATTTTAAAAAGGTCATAATTCTCTCACACAAATGGTCATAAATGGATTACACCGCTTACAATGTGATTTATATGGTTGGTTGTGACCAACCTAGATGGTCATGACGTAGTAAACTCTGACTGTGCGGCCACGTCACCTATTTCGCTGAGGTGTCATGTACATATGTCAAATTTTGCTTATGTGTGTGTACAGGAACTTCTGctagactaacaaatgacatgtgggccccacaCCTGACCCAACTGCCTCCTGACCAGTGGGCCAGGAATGTGGGACCCTACTGACACGTGGGACCTAGCAACCGTCTGCTGACTATTGGGCCCTGGACTGGTGGGACCCCGTACTGACCttactgacatgtgggacccaGCAACCGCCTGCTGACCACTGGGCCCTGGACTGGTGGGACCCCGTACTGACCttactgacatgtgggacccaGCAACCGCCTGCTGAGACCCCGGGACCCAGCAACCGGCTACTGACCACTGGGCCCTGGACTGGTGGAACCCTGTACGGACCTGTGGGACCCAGGAACGCCACGTGCTGACTGCGGGACACGGCCCCACCACTTACAAGTGGAACTACCGGACTCGGTGCGTTATGTTAAATTTTCTGGGTCGGCCCATGACCATTTGGTCTTTTTGGCCCCCACCCCTCCCCACCATCACCCGCCGCCAATGCTTTTCCTTTCCCAGATCCAACTCCTCTTCGTTCCCCTGCCGGCTGGTGGTCTCTCTTAGATCCGATTCAGTCCAGCAAgttgtctctctctctctctcttcgtCGAGTATTGGCGTGATGGAGGTTGGCCAACAGCCGGCGTCATCGAGGAGCTTCGGCGACCGGAGAGGCAGGCATCGGTGATGAGCTACGCGCGACGTGCACTCGGGTTCCGCCGCCGTGACGTCGCCGGATCTGGACGCGCCGTGCCTCGACGCGGCGAGTTGCGCACACTGGTGCGAGACGGCGGCGTCTCCCGCGAGTTGCGCGCACTTGTGCGAGACGGCGTCGTCTTCGGCGAGCAGTGAGCTCCTCTCTTTtcgtccttttttttcatctgCGAGCGGTGAGCCCCTTCCTCTGCAGCTTTGGTGGCATGGGATGCGGTGAAGCCGCTGCTGACGGAGGTGGAGTTGGTGCCGCTGCAGGCAATAGATGTGCCCGTCAGTATCCTCTTCACCTCCATCCGCCACACCGACGTCTACTTTTGAGATTCCAGGGTATGCATATATTGGTGCCTCGGTGCTTCTGATGCTTTGCTATAATGTGTTAGCTACTTAATCCTGATGTATACTTGTAAGTAGTTTACTTGTTGCTTAGCTGAATAATTGGGGCCACATagtgggtgtgtgtgtgtgtacatGACTTGGCCCCTGCTCTTTATGTTAGCAGTCGCTGTAATTGGGGTCGTCAGATCTTGTCGATTAGCGGATCTTGGTGATCAGGGCGCGCTGGCTGAGACGTTGTGGGATGGCGCAACATATcctgcagattttttttatctgttcTGAACTGAAAACAAAGAGTAAAAACCATATTATCTTGATCTTTGGCACTGTGAACACTTCATGGTTGATTTGAACATCCTGATTAGCCACAGATTCTTTGTTGATTGATACTTCAGTTCCGTTCACTATTGAACTCAATTTAATGCTTCTATTTGATATTATCATTAATGTGTAGTAGTCATCTTTGTGCAGCTCAAAATTCTATCTAACTAGTtaagtgcccgtgcgttgcaacagAAAAATGAGCATTCTAGAACTTAACAAGAAGAATGACAAACATGAAAAATTGACGCATGGTCATCGTCATCAGATAAGGAGACACCACTGCTTATGAACATGTACATAGTCCAAGTCATATAATCAATAATTGTGACAATATGagaggtaaaaaaaatacatgaacgATGATTATCGAAGAACTTGGCCATGGACTCTCTTCTCACAATTGTAAATATCACAAAGCATCCATGTTGGAGTACCGAAACAAGTCAAAAAGTTCTCCAACAAAATTATTGGAAAGAACGCAAAATTAAACACATCAAGATAGCCGTCCATACCTCATCGAATATCCATTTTGTAATGCATGCTCTAGTGTCCTGTGTTAAGAGCAGGAAAGCAATATTATCTTCGCAACATAATGTGTAGTGTCCTTATGGTCTCCCTCAACATCTTCCCTTGAGAGATGTAAGAAAATCATAAATCATCTAATTACTACTGAAAAGTAAAATGTAGAAGTCCGTAGTGTCTACCGATTTCGCCATAGccccattttcctttttttttgagacctGGATTCCTTGCGTAATTTCATCCATCTCTTAGTTTTTTTGGAATCGTTGAATTCATCACTCGACGTCATCTAGCAGTTCGATTCTATTTGAGAGACCACGCTTGTTTATTGCAATTCAGAATTGCATTGATTCTATCGTTGCTGTATTTGCAATTCAATCCGAATCAATATAtcccaaaaaaattctagaATATACACAAAATCAGCCTATTCCCCTTACTCTTATATGCATCACGACTGAGTGATAAGAAATTGCATCGCCACGAagagattttatttttttgctgatACTTACTCTCATCTTGAGAGGAAAAGAGActtattttttctgttctgtATCGAACCACAACATTTGAACTCTACGAAGATTGCCATAGCTCATAACCTGCAACACAAGAAGTATTTGTAGATGATAGATCTATGAACAGAAACAATTGGAGTGTCAATCTAACCATCAAACCTTGATACAATTTGCCTTAAACAATTTTGACTACAGGTAACCTAGGTAACCAGTTAAAGTTATTAAGATGGATCGTTATGATAGCTCATCAGACTATTCTAATATATCTCAACTTATACAGATTGTACATAATTTTTAGATTGTTTAGCGAATTAAACTTAAAACATTTATAATAAACATTTCTCACTAGTGGGTTTAGTTATCAGTATATCGGTGTTGTTACGGCAATATGGAAAACAGAGCACAGTAGGAGAACCATGTTTGTCTTTTCAATCTTTTCAATCTGGATGAAATATATCTTTCATCTCCGAGTCAACATCCATGCCAAAAGAATCATGCAAAGccggtaaaaaaaagaatcatgcAAAGAGCATCTAAATGTAATACAGAAAAAATCATATGTTGATTCCTCAATTCGCTGCATCATCACAAAAGGAGACACGCAAATGAATGCCAGGACGGACCGCAGATAGATCTTTCAGTAGATGGGATACTTATTTAAGAGATCTACAACAGGATGCCTAACACTAAGATAATGTTCAATCCGCAACAGTTGTTACCTTCTACTTTACCAAAAATCAAATAGAAAGTCATTTGATGAACAGAAAATagtaaaggaaaaacaaaaagaggGAGAAGGGAATGCACAAACCTCTTCAGAATTTGTAAAAATTGATAGCTCCTTCTCAATTAACTCGGCCACTGACTTCATATATCCATCTTTCATGGATGCCGTTGTATTAGAATTTCAGGCTGTACAGTTAGAAGATGAGATTTCATATGACAAGTCAACTTACTTGACCAAATGCTTCGTTAACTTACTTGACCAGCATATGATGGGTCTATGACAGAGCCAAATGCCAAATATCAGATTTGCAATAGGATCAACAAGATCATATATAatccctcaaaaaagaaaaacaagatcaTATTAACTTCAGCTGATGCATTCACCTGAAAGTGAATCAATAATACTGGATTCAGTTCACATATAACTTCACAAATATATCCAATTGGATCAAAATGTATTAACTTTCAGGGATCTATGAAAGCCAGCAATTTTCGATTCTCACTAACATGTAGGAAACAAACTTTGATGGTGGCTATGTATACCCACAC includes:
- the LOC100845102 gene encoding lysine-specific histone demethylase 1 homolog 3, whose translation is MDDTLANIRKKLKRLKKGKEEDVVAVAGFGAEGEVLAEQEDLQGGIDMGEGVADENSNLEVENLIIGDGLKGLGDLGLEDSLSVLFKKPGRKSRQISKKDAEGVEVADSHAEEALANRSDLASDMAAKGTKRRRRRTKAEMRMAAANYGSSVVNYRLPRKAKAKPTASNSNRRSKVDTHKALGEVASESSPDLQQTSDDNEKAADDGLCCVSLGETLIQDVETSRIPDDGSRNSSDGASHRYEVPARASNFSGLKPCSGLHAEETSRSAANASPDCISDVQKTCSEALVKDRYADADCSPDRPPASTMRRKTSLKLKEVPKKPVRQKELPSVGADDKPGEIAESDVLLKERCKNTFRLGRLTTVVPAKSAGCTGGLKHGNTEPSEAVPTEENLDQPAAFGIHGSRVTAKDSCASHNIIASAKEMDIIDVAATSDFEDMENTSKVKRVTRSAKKRKHGDMAYEGDVDWETLMQEQGLFSNPSAGFADPSLKSKDKIKALEVLENGGAAGVAAVSAGLRAEAISPIEKIKFKDVLKRKGGLQEYLECRNMILNCWNKDVKHLLDLADCGFSNVPSEDDSPRQALTRDVYFFLDQNGYINAGIASAKVTADHGITCPEVAEVSQLNELSGVKPFNIQGKVVVSLQDKGPGYGAFGPLTETSKEDKIPDIQCDAQELLSHLQSKEQAFEEKNLDASLPSTNINCQSYLDDSVGEVEGCSLHQPKAGATKLSGNNHEVNYRVEAGGYCKKIIIVGAGPAGLTAARHLRRHGFAVTVLEARNRIGGRVYTDRTSLSVPVDLGASIITGVEADIATERRADPSSLICSQLGLELTVLKSACPLYDVVTGNKVSDDLDDELESEYNGLLDEMEHLFAQNGESAMGLSLEDGLEYALRKNRTVHSISSVGQDDRLISISNKGGVDISKSVSTEKEIAHRGKDDKIDVLSPLERRVMNWHFAHLEYGCAAMLKSVSLPYWNQDDVYGGFGGPHCMIKGGYGTVLESLAEGLDVRLNQVVTEIMYSSEESDASGNNGKNVKVSTSSGGEFVGDAVLITVPLGCLKAHAIKFSPSLPNWKLSSIDRLGFGVLNKIVLEFPEVFWDDNVDYFGATAEETDLRGQCFMFWNLKKTVGAPVLIALLVGKAAIDGQSISSSAHVSNAMVVLRKLFKGVAVPDPVASVVTNWGLDPFSRGAYSYVAVGASGQDYDILGRPVANCLFFAGEATCKEHPDTVGGAILSGLREAVRIIDLVQSGKDYVAEVQALQTYQMQSDSERNEVRDMSSRLEARELSTALSKNSSDPSYAVVSKESLLQEMFFSAQTTPGRLHLAKELLKLPPDALKSFAGSKEGLTTLNSWILDSLGKNATQLLRHCVRLLLLVSTDLLAVRLSGIGRTVKEKVCVHTSRDIRAIARQLVSMWIEVFRKEKASNGRLKLLRRMPSIESSKTRNKDLQSGMPTLHVPNEALDNHRAGAQLVRSAGSHSPHKTSKKPENKSVKLGTIMATRSDGSSLHSQKQHYDMEHKEDHDMVMSEEEAAAFAAAEAARVAAIAAAQAYASVEAVSVPRELPKIPSFYTFAMRDHYLDESETRKKVLSDNLGRLECISEIDSRNGKAKNSSAEQVNCADVDSSKMTVDNCTQRSYSNEKACLINIRDNSADSGAVESRFTRAWVDTDTICIDGVKDPLAIERWQAQAMEADKEFYSRIHIPDEEDSSSQKHTCKSSASQVAESKPASEGQPRGVEHIKQGLINFIGTLLMPLYKSKKIDRDSYKTIMRKAVTKIIETCTEGEKVMAAHEFLDFKRKTKIQSFVDKLVERHWHLAPAPKS